Proteins encoded within one genomic window of Pseudalkalibacillus sp. SCS-8:
- a CDS encoding YqaE/Pmp3 family membrane protein has translation MRTMMYLLGLLLPPLAVFLSGSKTQTLINIILTMIGWLPGVIHAFFIIHQKRSVGKGSLA, from the coding sequence ATGAGAACAATGATGTATCTATTAGGCCTTTTACTTCCGCCTCTTGCAGTATTTTTATCAGGGAGTAAAACGCAAACACTCATCAATATCATTTTGACGATGATCGGATGGCTTCCTGGTGTCATCCATGCGTTCTTCATCATTCACCAGAAGCGTTCGGTCGGTAAAGGAAGCCTCGCGTAA